One segment of Gemmatimonadota bacterium DNA contains the following:
- a CDS encoding c-type cytochrome, producing MRTLRSGNSPADRYASGDESALGPDARAGFELFREKANCVACHNRPLLSDERFHNTGVGWGSTDLGRFEVTGQISDRGKFNTPSLRNVARTAPYMHDGSMDTLEEVIEHYDRGGNPNPNLDSRIAPLQLNPDEKKQLAAYLRALTGLP from the coding sequence CGATCGCTACGCCTCGGGAGATGAGTCGGCCCTCGGCCCCGATGCCCGCGCCGGGTTCGAGCTGTTCCGCGAAAAGGCCAACTGCGTGGCATGTCACAACCGCCCGCTCCTGAGTGACGAGCGGTTCCACAACACAGGTGTCGGATGGGGCAGCACTGATTTGGGGCGATTCGAAGTCACGGGTCAGATATCTGACCGCGGGAAGTTCAACACACCTTCGCTCCGGAACGTGGCCCGCACAGCACCATACATGCACGACGGCAGCATGGATACGCTCGAGGAAGTGATCGAGCACTATGACCGGGGCGGGAACCCCAACCCGAACCTGGACTCCAGAATCGCGCCGCTTCAGCTCAATCCGGACGAGAAGAAGCAGCTGGCTGCTTATCTGCGGGCACTCACCGGGCTTCCGTGA